In Streptomyces sp. NBC_00448, the following are encoded in one genomic region:
- the lanL gene encoding class IV lanthionine synthetase LanL has translation MLTFSLRDVVRSVLTALDEEDWQVEEDGVWCRVTPPKHEPRVQGWKLHLSATRLSAPEVLHRAAGVLVRAGCAFKSARDLQTVEEMTSGNHDRAQCGKIITAYPRDDDQLRELAARLDDATAGLPGPAILSDRPYRKGGLVHYRYGGFHGVRVLGNDGSFDVRLRAPDGTLVDDHRKAWFSPPPWAELPFPGGPGRPATAQSAKPVLLADRFVVREAIRHSARGGVYRALDQRTGAEVIVKQARAHVAVNVTGEDARACLRREAANLTALTGLCTELVDLFEEDGHAFLVQSLVPGQALASWVTDRRAEPGFIPVPQVLALAEKLRALLDEVHRRGVVYQDFTPNNIMVTPEDRLVLIDAEWATTPGTRILRVHTPGFGAPEQTAEPRVGPAFGTEVDRYALGGVLYFLATGIPPSFAPDSSDSSDDPQGAHGSHRPYAPAGRTAGERIALVLSLLGEERPAARLLTPAILGLMAERPEDRWTSARLAGFLADAAAGTARATGAAEVTEAAAGAATDTGPATAKTAGDAAETETVPVPVWSRGGRPDRPTAGHEIRAGLVDDGLTHLLRGMADPEGPAQRLWSGSAFGDGTDPCNVQYGAAGVLGTLVRADRALDREELRIAVRRVAAWIDRRRTEVPQLLPGLYFGRAGTAWALYDAARHLSDDTLAAHATDLALSLPVVWPNPDICHGAAGSGLAHLKFWQATGRREFLERVAECADALVAAADRTADRVVWQVPTDFDSKLAGIRHLGFAHGVAGIGAFLLAAADATGQRSALDLAVMAGDTLAAEAERGQVGARWRSDLDEKPGTGLIYHWCSGSSGVGTFLLRLGQATGEERHLRLAREAAQSVRAAAWTSPTAVCHGLAGDGEFLLDLAAARPDGPYRAWAEDLATVLYARHAVVGGLRLVPDEGASAFTAGYQTGTAGVISFLLRLDHGGPRPWMADRP, from the coding sequence TTGCTCACATTTTCTCTGCGGGACGTGGTGCGCTCCGTGCTCACCGCGCTGGACGAGGAAGACTGGCAGGTCGAAGAGGACGGCGTCTGGTGCCGGGTGACTCCTCCGAAGCACGAACCCCGGGTGCAGGGGTGGAAGCTGCACCTCTCGGCGACCCGGCTGTCCGCGCCGGAGGTCCTGCACCGGGCCGCCGGGGTACTGGTCCGGGCCGGATGCGCCTTCAAGTCCGCCCGGGACCTGCAGACCGTGGAGGAGATGACCTCCGGCAACCACGACCGCGCCCAGTGCGGCAAGATCATCACCGCGTATCCGCGGGACGACGACCAACTGCGGGAGCTCGCCGCCCGGTTGGACGACGCGACCGCCGGGCTGCCCGGCCCGGCCATCCTCTCCGACCGCCCTTACCGCAAGGGCGGCCTGGTGCACTACCGCTATGGCGGCTTCCACGGCGTACGGGTGCTGGGCAACGACGGCTCCTTCGACGTACGCCTGCGGGCCCCGGACGGGACGCTGGTGGACGACCACCGCAAGGCGTGGTTCAGCCCGCCGCCCTGGGCGGAGTTGCCGTTCCCCGGCGGCCCGGGACGTCCGGCCACCGCGCAGAGCGCCAAACCGGTGCTGCTCGCGGACCGGTTCGTCGTACGGGAGGCGATCCGGCACTCGGCCCGCGGCGGGGTGTACCGGGCACTCGACCAGCGCACCGGGGCCGAGGTCATCGTCAAGCAGGCCCGCGCGCACGTGGCGGTGAACGTGACCGGCGAGGACGCCCGGGCCTGCCTGCGCCGGGAGGCCGCCAACCTCACCGCACTCACCGGGCTCTGCACCGAACTGGTCGACCTCTTCGAGGAGGACGGCCACGCCTTCCTGGTGCAGAGTCTGGTGCCCGGGCAGGCGCTCGCCTCCTGGGTCACCGACCGGCGGGCCGAGCCCGGGTTCATCCCCGTCCCGCAGGTGCTGGCGCTGGCGGAGAAGCTGCGTGCGCTGCTCGACGAGGTGCACCGACGCGGCGTCGTCTACCAGGACTTCACGCCGAACAACATCATGGTCACGCCGGAGGACCGGCTGGTGCTGATCGACGCGGAGTGGGCCACCACCCCCGGCACCCGTATCCTGCGCGTCCACACCCCCGGGTTCGGCGCGCCCGAGCAGACCGCGGAGCCGCGGGTCGGGCCCGCGTTCGGGACGGAGGTCGACCGCTACGCCCTCGGCGGCGTGCTGTACTTCCTGGCCACCGGGATACCGCCGTCCTTCGCCCCGGACAGCTCGGACAGCTCGGACGACCCGCAGGGCGCGCACGGCTCGCACAGGCCGTACGCCCCCGCCGGCCGCACGGCAGGCGAGCGCATCGCCCTGGTGCTCTCCCTGCTCGGTGAGGAGCGTCCGGCCGCCCGGCTGCTCACCCCGGCGATCCTCGGCCTGATGGCCGAACGCCCGGAGGACCGCTGGACGTCGGCCCGGCTGGCCGGGTTCCTCGCGGACGCGGCAGCCGGGACAGCCCGGGCGACCGGGGCAGCCGAGGTGACCGAGGCAGCCGCTGGTGCGGCGACTGACACCGGGCCGGCCACCGCGAAGACCGCGGGAGACGCGGCCGAGACGGAGACCGTGCCGGTCCCGGTCTGGTCGCGCGGCGGCCGGCCCGACCGCCCCACCGCGGGCCACGAGATCCGGGCCGGGCTGGTGGACGACGGCCTCACCCACCTGCTGAGGGGCATGGCCGATCCCGAGGGCCCGGCCCAACGCCTCTGGTCCGGCAGCGCGTTCGGCGACGGCACCGACCCGTGCAACGTGCAGTACGGCGCGGCCGGCGTGCTGGGCACGCTGGTGCGGGCCGACCGGGCGCTGGACCGGGAGGAGTTGCGGATCGCCGTCCGGCGCGTCGCGGCCTGGATCGACCGGCGCCGTACGGAGGTGCCGCAACTGCTGCCCGGCCTCTACTTCGGCCGCGCCGGCACCGCCTGGGCCCTGTACGACGCCGCCCGGCACCTCAGCGACGACACGCTCGCCGCGCACGCCACCGACCTGGCGCTCTCCCTCCCGGTGGTGTGGCCCAACCCGGACATCTGCCACGGGGCGGCCGGCTCCGGGCTCGCCCACCTCAAGTTCTGGCAGGCCACCGGGCGGCGGGAGTTCCTGGAGCGGGTCGCGGAGTGCGCCGACGCGCTGGTCGCTGCCGCCGACCGCACCGCGGACCGGGTGGTCTGGCAGGTGCCCACGGACTTCGACTCCAAGCTGGCGGGCATCCGGCACCTCGGGTTCGCGCACGGCGTCGCCGGGATCGGCGCGTTCCTGCTGGCCGCGGCCGACGCGACCGGACAGCGGTCCGCCCTGGACCTGGCAGTCATGGCCGGGGACACCCTGGCGGCCGAGGCCGAACGCGGTCAGGTCGGCGCCCGCTGGCGCTCCGACCTGGACGAGAAGCCCGGCACCGGACTGATCTACCACTGGTGCAGTGGCTCCTCCGGCGTCGGCACCTTCCTGCTGCGGCTGGGGCAGGCCACCGGCGAGGAACGCCACCTCCGGCTCGCGCGGGAGGCGGCCCAGTCGGTCCGCGCCGCCGCCTGGACCTCCCCCACCGCCGTCTGCCACGGCCTCGCCGGGGACGGCGAGTTCCTGCTCGACCTCGCGGCGGCCCGGCCGGACGGTCCCTACCGCGCCTGGGCCGAGGACCTGGCCACGGTGCTGTACGCACGGCACGCGGTCGTGGGGGGCCTGCGCCTCGTCCCGGACGAGGGCGCGAGCGCCTTCACCGCCGGCTACCAGACCGGAACCGCCGGCGTCATCAGCTTCCTCCTGCGGCTCGACCACGGCGGCCCGCGCCCCTGGATGGCGGACCGCCCCTGA
- a CDS encoding ALQxL family class IV lanthipeptide: MDIDIDALQALPAEQEPTTQMLCTVTCGYGQTCGGETCTSTN, encoded by the coding sequence ATGGACATCGACATCGACGCCCTGCAGGCCCTGCCGGCCGAGCAGGAGCCGACCACGCAGATGCTGTGCACCGTCACCTGCGGCTACGGCCAGACCTGCGGCGGAGAGACCTGTACCTCCACCAACTGA
- a CDS encoding ALQxL family class IV lanthipeptide, with translation MNSDIDALELLPGGEDTTEMECTWTCSTYSCPATCTLTE, from the coding sequence ATGAACTCCGACATCGACGCGCTGGAACTGCTCCCCGGCGGCGAGGACACCACGGAGATGGAGTGCACCTGGACGTGCAGCACCTACTCCTGCCCCGCCACCTGCACCCTCACCGAATAG